The segment ATAACGTAGGTTATCAACTTGGCACTATTGCTCAAGCTGTCTACGTAACCGAACATCAGAACGCTAATGCTACGTTTACTTCTTCTGAAATCAGTTACATTGGGCAGGACTGGGATGATCTTGGCGATTACGATTGGAGAAACGAGTCCACGAATCTCGAATCATGGCTGGGTGATGATGCTCAATCAGTAGAGTTTAAGAATAAGACAGATTCAAATGATGCTGTGGTTCGCCTTACTGGTGGTGTTGCGCTAGATGCGGGAACATATTCAATAAAAGTAAATGCAGATGACGGCTATAGAATCATTATTGATGGGCATACTGTTGCCTCATTTGATTCGAACACGCCTGTGAGGTCGGAAGAATTTACTTTTAGTGTCGATGAAAATGGTATTCACCAAATTGAAGTTATTTATTGGGACCAGGGCGGCGCGTATGTCCTGGAGGTTTCCCTAAATGATGGTTCTGGTTATGAACTACTTGGTAGTGAAGCGTATCCAACTTATTCAGGCTACAACGTAGAAATTACCGATTACGTTAACTCAGTAGGTACAAGCAACAACGATCATTTAGTGGGTACCGCAGCCAATGATCATATTCAAGGTTTAGGTGCTCAAGACCATTTGTCTGGTGATGCTGGTGATGACTGGCTGGAAGGTGGAGAGGGTGATGATCACTTGATCGGAGGCAGTGGCAAGGACATCTTAGATGGCGGCTCGGGTCAGGATTCACTGGCAGGTGGCTCTGGTGATGACAAGCTTTATGGCCAGCAAGGTGATGATTTATTGTCGGGAGAATCTGGTAGTGATTATCTAGAAGGTGGGCAAGGTCAAGATTACCTCTATGGTGGTTTGGGCAATGATATTCTTGTCGGTGGTGATGGCGATGACGTTCTCATTGGCGGCAACGGACATGACCAACTAACAGGTGGATCTGGTAGCGATGTATTTGTTATAGAAGGTTCAAATAGCTCAGATACGATTATGGACTTTAACATCCAAGAAGATATTGTTGATATTTCAGAACTTCTTAATATTGATAGCTCTAGTGATCATGATGCAATTCAAGCCTATCTAGACTCAGAGAGTTCTTCATTATCCATTACCGCTAATGGGGATGGTTCCGCGACCATCAGTGTTGCTGATCAGAACCATGCAATCCACTCAGCAGGCAGCTTCGGTGCGGATTCACACATTGTGTCGGGTGATATTGTATCTGTTCTGTTTAACAATCAAGAGTACACTCTAAAAGTGGATTAGCCCTTTAGCTAAACAAAAAGACCGGAGTTATCTCCGGTCTTTTCACATTTAACTACTCCAAAAATCAAAACAAGTAAGGAAACAGCTTCTTTCTTTCTTCGGGGCTGAGGTTACTTACTCGCTCAATATTGATATCCGGAATATCTTCTGGATTTGGGTAGTGCTTGAGAACCTTTTCCATGCTCTCTTCACGAATAAGGTGAAAGATTGGGTATGGCGAACGGTTAGTTAGGTTCTCAGTGTCTTCAGGATCGGTTCCTGCGAAATAGTAATCTGGATGGAAAGTCGCAACCTGGAAAATACCTTCCCAATCTTGCTGCTTGATCAGTGCTTCAACCCAATCAATGAAAAAGTTGTAGTCAACAAAGTCACTTAGCATATTCGGAACCACTACGAGAGTGGTTTCAAGCTCACTGGGTTCTTTGGTATCTAATTCTAGTAACTGGTCTAGGATATCTTGCAGCAAGCTCTCTTCGCTAGCCGCTTCACTAACGAAGATTTTAATTTGCTTGTTGCGTTGTGGTTTGGCGGCAAAAGGGCAGAGGTTTAGCCCTATTACCACGTCATTCAACCATTGATTAACTTGTTGAGTGATAGTTTGATTATCAGTTGCTGAGCTCATATTTCTGTGTCGGTGCTATTATTTGCCGCAAGCATAACACAGTTTAGTGAGTTGAATTGAGCACCACTGATTGCCCTGTTATTGGGGTACGTGCGGTCTGGCTTAGTTTCCAACATAAGGCAAACATCAAGGCATAGATAACCAAACCCGCTGCTGCAACCATAGTCCATCCACCGTGTTGCCAAAAATAGAGTAAGTAGAATCCACCCAAACTACCACCGATATAATAATGAGAAAGATATAAAGCCGTTGCAGTCGCTTTTGCTTCGGTTGCTTTTTGACTTACCCAAGCATAAGCCAGAGTATGAGTGAAGAACGCCCCAAAGCTAATCAACATCAAGCCAATAAGCATCATAGGAATGGAATCGATAATCGCTAAGATCATGCCGCTAAGACTGATAAAACCGCCAGTGACCATACCTGAAACCGGAGAAAAGCGTTTGCTCCAGTTGGAGGTTAATTTCGAGCTCAAGGTGCCGGCCAAGTAACAAACGAAGATCAGTGACGCTAAACCGATAGGCAGGTTATAAGGTTCACTCACCAGTCTGAAACCCATAACCGAATAAAGATTGACGAACAAAGCGAAGTTAGCGCCACCAATCAGCATCGCAAACCAAAGTGTTTTGTTTGATAGGTGTTTTACCAAAGCGCGATTGTGGTGGAAGAAAAGACCGCGCTGTGGTTTGAAATTCTTCTGAACAGGTAAAAGAATTAAAACCAAAACCGCACCCAGCAAAGTGAAGATAGCCGCAATAATAAGGGCTTGTTGCCAACCCAAAGCGTCGGTCAGCAAACCACCGAATATACGTCCGCTGATCCCACCTAATGAATTCGCCGCAATATATCCACCAATGGCTTTGCTAAATGCCTGAGGTGAAAGTTCTTCCACCATATAGGCAACGGCGACAGAAGCGAAGGCTGCTAGTGCGACGCCAAGTAGTGCTCTTGCAGCAACCATTACCCAAAATTCGCCGCTGATTAACATCACTAGGCTGATAAAAGGCATGGCGAATAAACCTAGTAACATGACTCTTCGACGTCCTATCGCTTCTGAGGTAATAGCCCAAGGTACTAAACAGACTGAAAGTGCGAACGTGGAAGCAGCAAACAGCCAGTTGATCTGCGTTTCAGATACCGCAAAGTGCTTAGCCATATAGGGAAGCATGGGTTGAAACAGATAGAGATTGCAGAATACGAGGAATGAGCCAAATGCGAGAGCAAAAGTAACTTTCTTGTACTGCGGACTTTGTAATTCGATCATAGTGCTCTCAACAAACCATCAGGTGAGTAAAACTGGAAGACGATCACAAATTATCAGTGAAAAAGAAATTAATAAAATATATTAAAACTATAATTGCGATATAAATAATTTATAGTTAACTGCTCGCTGATATTATGGAAACTCGTCACCTTAAATATTTTGTCGAAGTCGCACAGCATCAAAGCTTCACCCATGCTGCAAGTGCTTTGCATATTGCTCAACCCGCTTTAAGTATTGCGATTAAGAAGTTTGAACAACAATTGGGTGTTACTTTATTTAGGCGTGATGAAAGAAAGGTCAGTCTTACTCATGAAGGTGAAGTGCTGCTTGAACACGCATTAAGGATATTACGGCAACTGGAAGACGCGCAACTGGCGGTAGACGAGCTAAAAGGGTTAGTGAAGGGAGAAGTGCGGCTTGGTACACCCAGTATGATGGGCTCGTACTTCTTTCCCGAAATCATCATGGCGTTTAAAAGTTATTTTCCCAACTTAAAGATGACCATGGTAGAGGCGGGTACTCAGTCGATTCGCAAAATGCTGCTCAATGGTGAACTCGACATTGGCGTTATCCTCAATCATGATCTTCCGTCAGATCTTGAAGTTGACCCTCTTTTGTCTTCCCAAATGGTTGCTGTGGTGGGTAAAGAACACGAGCTTGCCGAAAAGAAAGAAATTGAATTTAAAGATTTTTTTGACCATGAATTGGTGATGTTTAAGCCGGGCTATTTCCATCGCGACTTCATCGACAACACGTGTAAAGAACACAAGTTAACAGCCAATATATCGTTTGAAACCAACTTATTGCCCATGATTCTTAGCATTGTGAAACATGAGTACGCGATTACCGCATTACTAGAGTTGGTGACTGACCACGAATCAGAAATTCGGGCGATACCGTTTAATCCGCCCGTCTATTTAGATTTGGCACTGGCTTGGAGAAAAGAAGGTTACTTGTCGAATGCGGACAGAACCTTTATAGAGTTCGTGAAAAAATACGTTTAGGTCTTTAAGGCACAGTAAGCGTTAGCCTTTTCCATACATACGGTCGAAATTGTTCGGGTTCCAGCCAATCATTACACGATCGCCAATTTTCAGCACCGGCACACTACGAGCACCCATAGCGTCGAGTTCTTTACGCCCACGTTCCATTTTTGCGTTACATAAGCGGTATTTTATCCCTTTAGAATCAAGGTATCGTTGTGCGTCTTTGCAATGTGGGCATTTGTCTTTGACGTATAAAACAACTCGTTTCATGGTATTCGCTCTGCTCGTAAAGTGGCTTAGTTAAGGTGGCGTAGAAAAGCGGCAAAGTTTACCGATACACAGATAATGATGCAAACCTATCTCTGCATTGACGATAGTCTAATGCGCGAATCTTCACCAAATTTCCGCAACTGTGGAGGCTTTATTTTAAAGCTTCCAACTCACTTAAATCAGAAAGAAGAAGTAAAGGAAATAGATGAACGACAGCAGCGTCGCTGTGATAGTCGGATAAATGATATAGGTTTCGTATTTGGTGGTTTGCATGAAGCAAAGGCCAGTCAATATGACATTGTATAAAACAAGTAGAAGACTTATCGAAGTGCCACTATTGATAGTTAAATGGGTTAGCTGGAAAAGAAAGGTAGCCAGTAAAAAATAATCAACAACAATGAGCCATAAAAGCGTTTTTTTAAGATTGGCTTTTTCACAGCTCTCGTTGTTGTGTCGATCCATGGTGTACTCAGTAAAGTTATAAGACGCTTAAAAAGATCACCCTCTGGTGTGTAATTAGGGCCCAGAGGGTAATGATATGTTTAAGATTTTTGGAGATTTCTGTTTGTGCTATCAACTTCTACAGGGTAGTTAATTGCTTCCTGACGTAAGACAGGTTGATTAAAGTCGGCTTTGTCCTTCGCCTTTTCAAGCTCATTGTCTTCGCTTTTAAACAGTGTTTCCAATACTAGTGATGCGGTCGTAGTGAGGATGAACAGCTCAATTCGGCGGTTTTCACTGCCATTAGGATTTTCTGGATTAAGTAGCGCTCGATTTGACATCCCGGTCACTTGTAACACGCGTTCTTCCGGCATGCCTCCAGCAACTAAAGTTTGACGAGCGATATTGGCTCGATTCGCTGATAATTCCCAGTTGGTGTTATGACTAAATGCGCGCTTAAAAGCAACAGAGTCAGTGTGTCCACTGATAATCAAAGAGTTTTTCACGCGTTGAAATATCGGAGCCAGAGCCAACAGTAAATCTTCAAAGTACGGTGTTAATTCTGTACCGCCACGATCAAACATATGTTGTCGGAAGTCATCTTGTAGAACGATGCGTAAACCTTGTGGTGTGACGGAAACGAACACATTACCTTCGGCATTTATCTGTTTGATCATGTTTTCGATCACTTTAGCGAGTAATGCCAACTCTTCTTGCGTATCGAAGGTTCCATCAATCAGTGAATCAGATTCAGGTCCTTCACCGTCGCCACTATAAAACGAAGTAACAGTATGATTGGAATCTGCTTTGCTTGGCACTGTCGATGAATTGGTTTCCAAATCAATAGGAGACAAACTTTGTGACGTGTCAAAAGGGTTTCCTGCGCTTTCAAAAATGCTGGCTTTCGCGATTTGAGCGACGATAGCTTGTCTTTCTTTCTCGTTGGAAACCTGCATGATCCACAGTACGAGGAATAGCGCCATTAAGGCGATCATGAAATCTGCGAACGCAACTTTCCAGGCTCCTCCGTGGTATTCATCGTGTTCATGCGCCTTAGCGCGTTTGAACACTATATGCTCCTTTTGCATTATACCTCCTGCTCAGTTAGCCATTTTTCCATTTCATTAAACGTTGGCTTGATGTCTAACTGAATGTGTTTACGGCCAGCATCAATCGAAAGTAGCGTAGGTTTTTTTGCAACGTATGCCACAAGGCTTGCCCGAATACATTCGAAAGCAGACATATTGCGTTTAACTCTTTGAGCCATAGCATTACTTAGTGGGTCTAAGCAGCAGTAACAACCAAAAATACCAATAAAGGTGCCAACAAGTGCAGCTGCAACATGATGTCCGATAAGGGCGATAGAACCGTCAATTGATTGCATTGTAATGATAATGCCGCCTACAGCCGCCAAAATACCAAATCCCGGTAAAGCTTCGGCTGTACGTTGAATCGATCTTGATGGCACCATTAAATCCGCCTGAACAGCGTCTATTTCCTGTTCGAGTAATCCCTCAAGCTCATGAGGTGACATCTGTCCCATTGCCATAAGACGAAGGTTGTCTGCAATGAAGGCGACGACTCTATAGTCTTGAGCAATACGGGGATAGCGAGAAAATATGGCACTGCTCTGCGGGTTTTCAATATGTTGGTCCAGAGATTTAAATCCGCTGGTACGTACAGTCTCCAGAAGAATCTGTAGTAAAGCCATCAGCTCCATGTAGTATTTCTGTTCGTCTTTGGGTTGACGCAAAATCATACGTAACTGAAGACGTATTTCCTTAATCACATGAGGCGGATTACCAATGATAATTGAACCTAAAGCTGCACCAATAATGATAAGGAATTCAGCCGGTTGCCAAATAGCGATTAGGCTGCCGCCAGCCCACATATAGCCGCCAAATACACATAATAAAATAATGACGGCGCCAAGAAACTTTTGCATAAGTGACTCCTAAGAAGACAAATGATGATTGAGTTGGTTGAGCGCCTGTTTGTGTAACTGACAAACACGGGCCGGTGTTAAATCGAGTACGAGCGCAATTTCGTTAAGGTTAAGTTCATGTTGATAAAACAGCGTTAGCAGTAGTTGGTCGCGTTTATTAAGCTGTTCTACTGATCGTTCCAAGCTTCGACGAGTATGTTCATGTGAAATGCTGTCGTAGCCGTCTTCGGAAAAATGCTCAACGCCGTTTTCAATCAGTTGATCGAGGCTTTGCATTTCACCTGCAACTAACGCATTTAGACGATAATGATAGTCTTCCCCGTTGGTTCCCAAGGCCTGAATAATCTCACTTTCAGACGGTTGTCTTCCGAGTTTTCTCGTTAAGTCACGAGTAATATCATTAAGTTGGTGTGCATCTTGTCGTGTCTTTCTTGATCGCCAGTCTAGCCGACGCAGTTCATCTAGAATCGCTCCTCGGATACGGCATACGGCGAACGCCGGAAAGTTGGGGTCATCAATGTCACCATAGCGGCGTCCTGCTTCGAG is part of the Vibrio diazotrophicus genome and harbors:
- the motA gene encoding flagellar motor stator protein MotA, producing MQKFLGAVIILLCVFGGYMWAGGSLIAIWQPAEFLIIIGAALGSIIIGNPPHVIKEIRLQLRMILRQPKDEQKYYMELMALLQILLETVRTSGFKSLDQHIENPQSSAIFSRYPRIAQDYRVVAFIADNLRLMAMGQMSPHELEGLLEQEIDAVQADLMVPSRSIQRTAEALPGFGILAAVGGIIITMQSIDGSIALIGHHVAAALVGTFIGIFGCYCCLDPLSNAMAQRVKRNMSAFECIRASLVAYVAKKPTLLSIDAGRKHIQLDIKPTFNEMEKWLTEQEV
- a CDS encoding LysR family transcriptional regulator, encoding METRHLKYFVEVAQHQSFTHAASALHIAQPALSIAIKKFEQQLGVTLFRRDERKVSLTHEGEVLLEHALRILRQLEDAQLAVDELKGLVKGEVRLGTPSMMGSYFFPEIIMAFKSYFPNLKMTMVEAGTQSIRKMLLNGELDIGVILNHDLPSDLEVDPLLSSQMVAVVGKEHELAEKKEIEFKDFFDHELVMFKPGYFHRDFIDNTCKEHKLTANISFETNLLPMILSIVKHEYAITALLELVTDHESEIRAIPFNPPVYLDLALAWRKEGYLSNADRTFIEFVKKYV
- a CDS encoding flagellar motor protein MotB, giving the protein MQKEHIVFKRAKAHEHDEYHGGAWKVAFADFMIALMALFLVLWIMQVSNEKERQAIVAQIAKASIFESAGNPFDTSQSLSPIDLETNSSTVPSKADSNHTVTSFYSGDGEGPESDSLIDGTFDTQEELALLAKVIENMIKQINAEGNVFVSVTPQGLRIVLQDDFRQHMFDRGGTELTPYFEDLLLALAPIFQRVKNSLIISGHTDSVAFKRAFSHNTNWELSANRANIARQTLVAGGMPEERVLQVTGMSNRALLNPENPNGSENRRIELFILTTTASLVLETLFKSEDNELEKAKDKADFNQPVLRQEAINYPVEVDSTNRNLQKS
- a CDS encoding glutaredoxin family protein translates to MKRVVLYVKDKCPHCKDAQRYLDSKGIKYRLCNAKMERGRKELDAMGARSVPVLKIGDRVMIGWNPNNFDRMYGKG
- a CDS encoding FliA/WhiG family RNA polymerase sigma factor — its product is MLDMQYQDAYSHSEDINTPAVAIDENYLLNQYQHLVKRVSNQLRVHANTHCSVEDMQQIGLIGLLEAGRRYGDIDDPNFPAFAVCRIRGAILDELRRLDWRSRKTRQDAHQLNDITRDLTRKLGRQPSESEIIQALGTNGEDYHYRLNALVAGEMQSLDQLIENGVEHFSEDGYDSISHEHTRRSLERSVEQLNKRDQLLLTLFYQHELNLNEIALVLDLTPARVCQLHKQALNQLNHHLSS
- a CDS encoding MFS transporter, with protein sequence MIELQSPQYKKVTFALAFGSFLVFCNLYLFQPMLPYMAKHFAVSETQINWLFAASTFALSVCLVPWAITSEAIGRRRVMLLGLFAMPFISLVMLISGEFWVMVAARALLGVALAAFASVAVAYMVEELSPQAFSKAIGGYIAANSLGGISGRIFGGLLTDALGWQQALIIAAIFTLLGAVLVLILLPVQKNFKPQRGLFFHHNRALVKHLSNKTLWFAMLIGGANFALFVNLYSVMGFRLVSEPYNLPIGLASLIFVCYLAGTLSSKLTSNWSKRFSPVSGMVTGGFISLSGMILAIIDSIPMMLIGLMLISFGAFFTHTLAYAWVSQKATEAKATATALYLSHYYIGGSLGGFYLLYFWQHGGWTMVAAAGLVIYALMFALCWKLSQTARTPITGQSVVLNSTH
- a CDS encoding DUF1415 domain-containing protein → MSSATDNQTITQQVNQWLNDVVIGLNLCPFAAKPQRNKQIKIFVSEAASEESLLQDILDQLLELDTKEPSELETTLVVVPNMLSDFVDYNFFIDWVEALIKQQDWEGIFQVATFHPDYYFAGTDPEDTENLTNRSPYPIFHLIREESMEKVLKHYPNPEDIPDINIERVSNLSPEERKKLFPYLF